One region of Oncorhynchus keta strain PuntledgeMale-10-30-2019 chromosome 24, Oket_V2, whole genome shotgun sequence genomic DNA includes:
- the nme2a gene encoding NME/NM23 nucleoside diphosphate kinase 2a isoform X4, with protein MSNEERTFIAIKPDGVQRRLVGEIIKRFELKGFKMVGMKFVQAPESLLREHYADLEDRPFFPGLVSYMTSGPVVAMVWEGFNVVKTGRVMLGETNPADSKPGTIRGDYCIQVGRNIIHGSDSIESANTEINLWFKPEELCSYTSCSTSWLY; from the exons ATGTCGAACGAGGAGCGGACATTCATTGCCATCAAGCCAGATGGAGTTCAGAGGAGGCTTGTTGGCGAAATCATCAAGCGATTTGAGCTAAAGGGCTTCAAAATGGTGGGGATGAAATTTGTCCAG GCCCCGGAGTCTCTGCTGAGGGAGCACTACGCTGACCTGGAGGACAGACCCTTCTTCCCAGGCCTCGTCAGCTACATGACCTCAGGACCAGTGGTTGCCATG GTGTGGGAAGGGTTCAACGTGGTGAAGACAGGCAGAGTGATGCTGGGAGAGACCAACCCTGCAGACTCCAAACCCGGCACCATCCGAGGGGACTACTGCATCCAAGTGGGCAG GAACATCATCCATGGCAGTGACTCAATAGAGAGTGCCAACACAGAGATCAACCTGTGGTTCAAACCTGAGGAGCTTTGCAGCTACACTAGCTGCTCTACCAGCTGGCTCTACTGA
- the nme2a gene encoding NME/NM23 nucleoside diphosphate kinase 2a isoform X1 has protein sequence MMWKPCFQPVFAQWAPPCVKPISAPAICIGITESTALAKITCPAPCQSLTRRISCQAFSLFSLLLISCPRSAMSNEERTFIAIKPDGVQRRLVGEIIKRFELKGFKMVGMKFVQAPESLLREHYADLEDRPFFPGLVSYMTSGPVVAMVWEGFNVVKTGRVMLGETNPADSKPGTIRGDYCIQVGRNIIHGSDSIESANTEINLWFKPEELCSYTSCSTSWLY, from the exons ATGATGTGGAAACCATGttttcaaccagtttttgcccagtgggcgCCTCCATGTGTAAAACCCATTAGCGCTCCTGCAATCTGCATTGGGATTACTGAAAGCACCGCATTAGCGAAAATAACCTGCCCAGCTCCCTGTCAGTCACTAACCCGGAGGATCAGTTGTCAAG ccttctctctcttctctctactccttaTCTCCTGTCCTCGTAGCGCCATGTCGAACGAGGAGCGGACATTCATTGCCATCAAGCCAGATGGAGTTCAGAGGAGGCTTGTTGGCGAAATCATCAAGCGATTTGAGCTAAAGGGCTTCAAAATGGTGGGGATGAAATTTGTCCAG GCCCCGGAGTCTCTGCTGAGGGAGCACTACGCTGACCTGGAGGACAGACCCTTCTTCCCAGGCCTCGTCAGCTACATGACCTCAGGACCAGTGGTTGCCATG GTGTGGGAAGGGTTCAACGTGGTGAAGACAGGCAGAGTGATGCTGGGAGAGACCAACCCTGCAGACTCCAAACCCGGCACCATCCGAGGGGACTACTGCATCCAAGTGGGCAG GAACATCATCCATGGCAGTGACTCAATAGAGAGTGCCAACACAGAGATCAACCTGTGGTTCAAACCTGAGGAGCTTTGCAGCTACACTAGCTGCTCTACCAGCTGGCTCTACTGA
- the nme2a gene encoding NME/NM23 nucleoside diphosphate kinase 2a isoform X3, with protein sequence MSSGVNAFHFAFSLFSLLLISCPRSAMSNEERTFIAIKPDGVQRRLVGEIIKRFELKGFKMVGMKFVQAPESLLREHYADLEDRPFFPGLVSYMTSGPVVAMVWEGFNVVKTGRVMLGETNPADSKPGTIRGDYCIQVGRNIIHGSDSIESANTEINLWFKPEELCSYTSCSTSWLY encoded by the exons ATGTCATCTGGTGTGAATGCATTTCATTTTG ccttctctctcttctctctactccttaTCTCCTGTCCTCGTAGCGCCATGTCGAACGAGGAGCGGACATTCATTGCCATCAAGCCAGATGGAGTTCAGAGGAGGCTTGTTGGCGAAATCATCAAGCGATTTGAGCTAAAGGGCTTCAAAATGGTGGGGATGAAATTTGTCCAG GCCCCGGAGTCTCTGCTGAGGGAGCACTACGCTGACCTGGAGGACAGACCCTTCTTCCCAGGCCTCGTCAGCTACATGACCTCAGGACCAGTGGTTGCCATG GTGTGGGAAGGGTTCAACGTGGTGAAGACAGGCAGAGTGATGCTGGGAGAGACCAACCCTGCAGACTCCAAACCCGGCACCATCCGAGGGGACTACTGCATCCAAGTGGGCAG GAACATCATCCATGGCAGTGACTCAATAGAGAGTGCCAACACAGAGATCAACCTGTGGTTCAAACCTGAGGAGCTTTGCAGCTACACTAGCTGCTCTACCAGCTGGCTCTACTGA
- the nme2a gene encoding NME/NM23 nucleoside diphosphate kinase 2a isoform X2, which translates to MMWKPCFQPVFAQWAPPCVKPISAPAICIGITESTALAKITCPAPCQSLTRRISCQAFSLFSLLLISCPRSAMSNEERTFIAIKPDGVQRRLVGEIIKRFELKGFKMVGMKFVQAPESLLREHYADLEDRPFFPGLVSYMTSGPVVAMVGETFLVVFIDEWCNWSSFPCKNTEKPAHCVGRVQRGEDRQSDAGRDQPCRLQTRHHPRGLLHPSGQEHHPWQ; encoded by the exons ATGATGTGGAAACCATGttttcaaccagtttttgcccagtgggcgCCTCCATGTGTAAAACCCATTAGCGCTCCTGCAATCTGCATTGGGATTACTGAAAGCACCGCATTAGCGAAAATAACCTGCCCAGCTCCCTGTCAGTCACTAACCCGGAGGATCAGTTGTCAAG ccttctctctcttctctctactccttaTCTCCTGTCCTCGTAGCGCCATGTCGAACGAGGAGCGGACATTCATTGCCATCAAGCCAGATGGAGTTCAGAGGAGGCTTGTTGGCGAAATCATCAAGCGATTTGAGCTAAAGGGCTTCAAAATGGTGGGGATGAAATTTGTCCAG GCCCCGGAGTCTCTGCTGAGGGAGCACTACGCTGACCTGGAGGACAGACCCTTCTTCCCAGGCCTCGTCAGCTACATGACCTCAGGACCAGTGGTTGCCATGGTAGGAGAGACTTTCCTCGTTGTGTTCATTGACGAGTGGTGCAACTGGTCTAGTTTCCCCTGCAAGAACACAGAAAAGCCTGCACACT GTGTGGGAAGGGTTCAACGTGGTGAAGACAGGCAGAGTGATGCTGGGAGAGACCAACCCTGCAGACTCCAAACCCGGCACCATCCGAGGGGACTACTGCATCCAAGTGGGCAG GAACATCATCCATGGCAGTGA